The genomic window TGATCTTCCCCTGGTCGAACCAGACTTCGAACGAGTGATGATCACTCGTATTCTTCCCGCGGAAATTCGTCGTCACGTCGTGGACTGACTGGAGGACGCCCGCCCCATCCACGACACCGTCGTTCTCTTTGTAGGGACGAATGCGCAGGAGTGTACCGGGAGTGTCCGATTGGCGTTGGACGAACGATTCCTGCTCTTCGAACTCGAGTTGTGTCGCCTCGTACTGGGGCGACGAACTGAGCATCTTCGTGAAACGATCGAGCGTAGTCATGGTCTTAGCTGTCATATTCAGGTTCGATTGTTCGTTGTTCGATTCCACCGTCAGTCTGGATTGGTGCCTCCTCGGTGTCTGCATCCGATTCGAGAGCTTGTTCGACGACTACATCGAGGACCTCCGCTTTCGTGAGATCCTCATCAAGAAGTTGACTCGCCGTCTCGGCGCTGATGTCAAGGCGAGTCGCAAGCGCGTTTTGCTGTGCTTCGGTCTCGACGAACTCTTCGAAAGCGAGCAGTTCCGCTGGCTCGTCGCTTATCGCCTGCTCGAGGAAGGCCTGATCCTCTGGTTCGTAGTCGATGACGCGTTTCTCGAAGTCGTCTGCGACTACATGGAGAGGATACGTTCCGTGTTCTTCGACACGAACGAGTGCCTGACTATAGCCGAGGTCTTCTTTCCCGGCGTCAGCACCTCTGACGTACTGGCGCTGTTCTCTGGTGAGCCCAATTTTGTCTGCTGTTGAATCGTCGAGTTCAGGCAGTTTGTGGAAGACTTTGATCGGGCACATCCCGATGATCTTCTCGGCTTGCTCGGTCTCGTAGAACTCCTGGGCGGTCTGCGAGAGCAACACCATTCGAAGGCCAGCATGGCGCTGGTGACGGAACGCCGTCTCGAGGAAGTCGAGGTTGGCCTGATCGTCGAAGAGATAGTGGGCTTCGTCGATCGCGAGTTCGACATTACGTTGGGTGTTCTTCGCCTGCTGGTAGATCGTCGATAGCAGCAGTTGCATCAGGAACGTCTGGCGATCGATACCTGAGGCACTGCCCTCGATCTGACCCAGATCAATGTAGACGACCTTGTTGTCACCCTCGAGGATATCGATCTCCGAGTGGTGAGAGAGATTTTCGTAGGAGCCACCCTCACGGAACGGCTGGAAGGCGATCGCGAGTTCATCGGCGTACTGGGCAGCACGTTCGCGAGCGGATTCGGATTCTGCGATGTTGTGCTCGTCCGGATTCTCAGCGATATCACAGAGGATTCGGTGGACGTCCTGCATTGTCGGTGAGTTTTCCGACGTATGCGTCGAGACGTCGTCTTCGACGATTCCAGCCTGTCGATAGGCTTCGTCGATCACATACGAGAGGACGCCCGTCTCCGTCCCCAGTTCGATATCGCGAGCCTCGAGGAAGTTCTCGAGAACGGCGGAGACCTCGTCTTTCTTCGCCGAGAGAGGAGAGACGCCGTCACTCGAGTTGAGAACGTGCTGTGGTGTCTCGCGGATCTCGAGTGGATTCAGTTTCGTGTCGCCACCCACGGTGATCGTCTTCGCATTCAGCGCGTCGGCGATCCCGCGAAAACCCCCAACGGGGTCGATGAGTACGAGCATCGTATCGTTACGCCGTTTCATCATCCGCAGATGGCGCAGGATCCCGCCGAACGTCTTTCCGGCCCCGGGCATTCCGACGACGAGTTCGCTGTGGCCGGTCTCGAGTTCCCACGGGTTGATTCGAATCGGCGAGCCGTTGTGGCCGTGATAGCCGTATTCGATCCCGTCGTCCATCATCTGGTAGTTCGATGAGAAGGGGAACATGGCCCCGATGGCCTGGTTGGTCAGCGTCGACATTCGATCGCGACCGAGTTCGTTCCGTCCGAGCGGTGAGACTGTCGCGAGTCCTCGCTCCTGCCATCGACTCGCGACTTTCAGCGTACAGTTCGCCGGCGCATCCTTGATGATTGACCGTAGCCGAGTTGTTTGATTCTCGAGTTTTTGCTGGCTCTCGGCAGCGAGACGAATGAATACGCCGCCGCGATAGAACGAGGCTTTGTTCGCCCGAACGAGTGAGCGCATGTACTTCGCCTGATCGATGTCCTCTTGGAGATCTTCGGCTCTGAGACTGTTCGAATCGTGCTGGTTGATCTTCAGATCCGAAATCCAGTCAGCCATCATGTCCTGCGCCGACTGGCTATCGAACGGATCCAGGTGGATACTGATATCCGTCTTGAGCTCTGTCTCGAGGAGTAATCGCTCGAGGAGTCCATCCGATGGCTCTTGGGGGAACTGTTCGATCCAGAAGGTGCGGACGAACGTCTCGTCGTTGATCACGGCATAAGTCGTCTCCCAGTCGATCGTCGACGGCGCGATAACCGACTGGTGCATCGTCGACGTGTCCGGAAGACGGTCTTCTTCGGACACTGATGAGGTATTATCTCCCTCCTCAGTTTCGTCCGAGTCGAGATCCTCAAGGGAGTACTCCCAGTCCTCAGCTTTCTCACTGCTGGTGTCCGCCTTCCGTTGGGTCGCACTCGAGTTGTCCATCGCGCCGATGACATCTGCTGGGTCTGGCGTGGCTGGAACACCGTCGCTGATCCCGTGAGAGACGACCGGGAACGTCCCGAGCGCGCTCGAGATATCGTCGTACTCCTCTGGCTGGCACGTCCAGTACTCCTTCGTGATCCGTGCAAGGTCGTATGCGTCGACGGGGCTGATCGAACACCGATAGAGCGACGAGCCGCCACGCCGGAGCTGGGAGAGTCGCGACTCGAGCTTCTCTTCTTTGAGTTGATCACGCCTTGATTCGCTCAGTCCATCAGATTGGAATCGACCAAACAATCGCCCGACAATAGGCACATCAGCGAGGTACGCTAGAACACTGTCACCAGTTTCATCGAATTGTTCGATGTCGCTGTCGGTCACCGCAGTGATGAGATAATACTCTCGAACGGTGGTCGTTTCAGAGTCCACATCCCCGTTTTCGTTCGTGTTGGAAGCGACGTACTCCTCGAGAAGGCGTTTGAGGACTGGGCGTGAGCGAACATCAGCATCGCCAAGCCGATTCTGGTGTTCGCGAACGACGTCGTCTTGATCCACCTCGCGGCTAGTGATATAGACCTTCACGGGGAAGTCGACGGTCGAATTCACGAACTCCGAAAGCGACTGGACGGCTTTTGCCCAGGCGTCGTCATCCTCGAGAGCCATGTTCGCCGGCTCGACTTTCATCGCCCCAACGAGTGCGCCGTCGGTTCGTTCGATGGCGTGTGGATAGACACGGTTGAGACGGGTTAGATACCGGACTTCGCTGTTATCCTCCCCACCGTGCGTGTACTCCTTGTTTTTGAGCGCCCAACCAAATCGGGCGACGAGCCACTCAGTGAGCCAGAGATAATCGGGCTTCACTTTGTGGAGCAGGAAGAGGAGAATCGTAAGCATACACCCGAATCCGAGGATCGGGATCGTGAGTGCGGAGGGAACGAACGTCGCTGCGATGACGGTGACGAACGCAACTGTGAGAAACAGCATGAGTTCGCCAATCGTGTAGCCCTGGAAGAACGCCGTGGTTCCACCCAGCGACTGGTGGATTTTTCGCGCGTTGTACTCGCTGTCCGCTGTATTCGAGCTCATACGAATCACCACCTCGAGACCTTTTCTTTGGTATTTCTGAGCCCCTGCTTGGCTTTGGTCGACGTTTTTTGGGTGACCTGTTTGGCGTCGTCTTTGGCTTTATCGCGCATCCGGCCCGTGTCGGATTTTCGGAGGTTGTTATACTGACGTGCGTGTGCTTTCGTCGAGTTCGCCGATTCGCCGAGCTTGTACGCTTTCGAGTTCCCGCCTCCGAGTTTCGTCTGCCCGTCTTTGGCCATCGGTCCGTACTTCCCGTTGGCGTAGCCCCGATGGACGTTTCGAGCGTCACGCACGGTCTTTCCAGATGCGGCTTTTGCTTTGCGAGCACCGGCAGCAGCCGACGATGGGTTCGCAGCGGTGACACTGTTCTGGGCGATGGTACGGACGGCGGGGCTGCTCCAGTAGACGGTCATCACCATTGCGAGAACCGCCGCAGGGATCAGCGTCAACCCGATAAATAGTGCGAACAGCTCATTTTGGCCAAGTGTCTGAATCCCACCGACTTCCCACCCAATTCGGAAGAGCAGCGCCGCCGGAATCCCAGCAAGGATGAGACCAGGATAAATTCCTGCTGCTCGCCGAGCCATGTTTGCTGCGGGTGTGAATGGCCAGACTTCAAGCGCCCAAAGGACTCCCAGAAGCGGCATAGTGACCGTTAGCACGAATATGCCGATCCAGCGGAGCGCAACAACGAGTCCAGCAACGACTAAGAAGAAATTCGAGATGACAACCATCGCGAGGATTACAAATGTCCCTCCAAGAGTTGCTTGAATAAGTTCACCAAGGCCCGCAGACATATCTTCTATTGGCGCGATCGTCGTCCCAATTGCGTCGACGAATTGCAGCGGGATCGAGACCAAGGGGAACCAAACGAACGTTCCCATGAACACGATTCCGAGCCGTCTCAGGAGTCGCTTTCGGCGATAGTCACTCATCGACCCTGCGCGAAGCCCGATGAACGCGAACGAGATAATCACCATCATAATCGCCAGCGGCATAATATACGCCAGGTACACATCCTGATACAGACTTGCCCATGGCTCCCCATCTGGAGTTCCAACAACGATATACTGAGAGTCCGATTCCGGTGCTGGAACACCGACAACGGGCTCCAAAAGCGCTCCGTAGATATCGTTTACCAGCCCAAGGATTGCATTGGTGAATCTCTCAATAACGTTTTGAATCCCATCTTCGACTTGGTCCTGTAGCCATGGCATTTAGTTCTCACCGCCAGTAGAATCCGAGTCAGTTGGACTGCCCTCGACAATCGTAAGGTCACACGACTGGTCACCACCGTACTCGATTTGCTGAGTATACGACGGATCTGGTCCTACCTGAACGACAGCTGTCACTGTCATCGGTTCTATGCCTAATTCGCTGCAGTCTAGCGACCCTCCCGCACCACTCGTCTGGTAGATTTGGCCAAACGAATAAGCAGTCGTCTCTCCGGGCGGTAACCGCGTCTCATGGTGATACGAGACTGTATCGTCGCGGCCTAACTTGGCGGCTGGTGCGCCTTTCCACCGAAGTTCAGTGAGTAAGGAGGGAATCGTTCCCTTGTTCTCTATAACAACTGCTGCGTATTCATCCCAAACTGGCGAATTCTTGTCCCAGTCCATATCTGGGTTCTCGGCCGCCCAGAGCACGTCGGTGATCGTACACTCTGCATCGAGCGTGATCGTCGTTGAGTCGATCGGGTCGTCGCTCCCACGACTCTCGAGGGCAACGAGTTCGTACTTGCCAGTGGCGATATCATCTTCATATCTGCCAAGGATCTCGAACGCGACCTCGGTGTCGTCATCCCCAAGACTATCTTGATCAACTATCTCACCATCCGGATCCCGGAGGGTGATGACTTCGGTCGAAGTCTCCTCAGTCACTTCAACCTCGAGATTCTTGCCGTTCATCTCGACGTTCGCGAAGACATCGCTGTCTTCGGTGTCGAGGCCAGAGCCGTCCTCTGTACTATTATTGGAGGGATCTGAATCTGTGTTCGACGTACAGCCTGCGAGCCCGGCAGTACTGAGCCCGATGGTCGCAAGGACTGATCGGCGGGCGATACGACTCTCGTGAGTAGGGGTGTTATCGGTCATTGTTGTCTGTAAGTCCAAGAAATGTGCCGTCAGACAGGTAGTCAAACCCGTAGACGGCCAGGGAAACTGGCAGGAACCACAAGAGCGTCACGAGCGCTAGTTGGACGAGCTGGGCAAACTTCGGGTATTTCGGTGGGATCTTCGCTCTGTCTTCGGCTGCGGCATACATCGTCTCTGCATCCCACCAGTCTGCAGCAACGTACGTCCCGTCAACCAGCAGCGATGGCCGCTCCTCGAGATGGAGGCGAGCCATGCCACTGGCGTTGACGGAAGCCGACTGATTGCCGACTTCCACTCGCCCAGTCGTCACTGGCTCGCCAGTTGCGGTTTCGGTGACTGCTGCTTCGACAATCGCTCCCGAAGAATTGGCCTCGAGAACGGTCAGATCGAGATTCGTTTCGTGGACGGTGCCTTCGTTCTCGAGCGAGACTGATTGTGACTGGCCACGAACGATGCCGTGAACGGTCACTGAGTCGAACGAACCTGCTGGGAGGGATTCCGACTGCAGCGCAACGGATGTCGTATTCACGTACTGATCGACTGGGGTAACGTCGATCTCGGCATCGAGGGACGGGCCCTCATGTTCACTTCCCCAGGCTGCTTCGATCTCGAGAGCTGGTTCGACAGTATCGGTCGCGCCACCCGATACGTCTGGTTCCGCCTGCATTGCGACCGCATAGAGCTGTGCCGGACGAACGGTAGAATTCTCTCGAGTTGCGCCTGATTCAGTGCGTGAGACCATCGTGTGCCAGCCGTCTGCACCTGCGGAATAGAAGCGCCAATTTCCGCGAACCCGTGTCTCGTCGTCGATATCGATGTCTGACCAGACGGTGCCTGGATGAACGACAGCACCGGTACGATTATCATCGGTTTCGAACGCCGTCTGATTTCCATCGGCGGTGTCGACTCGGTTGACAGCGGTCTCGAGCGAGTCAGTTACTGTGAGCTGTTCGGAGGGGTGGTTGATCGCTGTCTCCCACGAGCCCTCACAGGAATCCGTGCTTTGATTATACTCGTCACACGTCCGCTCCTCCTGACGAAGTTGAGCAGAGATCTCTGCTTCAACTGTCAGCGTGGGGGCTCCTGATAGATCACTGTACTCGAGGGTCGATCGATGGCTTGTGTTCGAATCGATTGTTTGCCCGTCGACTTGGAGGGCGACACTCTCGAGGGCGGTCTCCTCGAGCGACCATTCCTCGCGTACTGATCCGCTCTTGCCGTCGTCTGGCACCTCAACTCGATAGTCGGAGATTGCGAGGACCTCGCCCTCTGGCGCGATATACGTCGTCGATTCATTCCCCGACTGGAGGACCGTCGACGGATTGACTGTGAAGATGGTGGCGTGTGCATCTTTGATGAAGCGTCCATCCTCGAGGGCTGCTGCCTCGGGGTGGACTGATGTGTCTTCATCACCAGCAGCATAGTCCCCGAAGTCACCGCTATTCCAGCGTTCGACATCCTCGACCGGTTCGTCGAAGAGGTAGTCCGTCGACCTCGAGAGGCGCTGGGAGAACACCGCAGGTGAGGACGCGTTCTCTGTGAAATCAGCGCTCGAGAGGTTCTCCTGATCCGTGTCTTCCGACCACAGCAGCTGAAACCGCGACTCGTTGACGCCGTAATCAGAGCCGTCCTCAGGGAGTGCGGTACTCGAGGACGCATCTGATGAGGTGGCTGCTGCGGTGCCCATCAGTCCAATGGCGAGGCTACTCGTAACAAGGAGGACGACGACGATCATCGGGCGAAGTGGGGCCATCGACAGTTGTGAGGTTTGGTTTCGAAAGTTTCAGGACCTAGAATGGCTTGACACAACTGGAGAAGTCGAATCCCATCTGACTGCCAATGTTATCGATGAGTTCGGGCGAGATGAGCGCGAGAACGATGATCCCGAACCCGAGACCCGACATCACCAGCCGCTCTTTGGCGTTGTTCTTCTTCTCAGGGTTGCCACCCGCACGCATGTACGAGAGGCCTGCTCGACAAACGTAGAAGCCTGTCGCGGGGAGCCCGAGACCAGCAATCGCACCGAAGACGATAGTGATCCCCGTTTCGACGCCAGTCCCACAGTAGACATCACCAACATCTGACTGGGCCGTCACTGAACCAGTGACGACCAGCAGAAAGGCCAGCCAGACACTGATCGAGAGTAGCTGTGGTGAAACCTGGACAAACTGCTGTCGAGTACGAGTCAACACTGACGCTGACTCTTCGGGGTTGTTAGCAGGACGATCAGACGAATTGTCGAAAGAGTTGTTACTCATGCTAGTGATGATTCCTAAGCAGATTGTTGTCGTGTCGCTCGAGGTCTCGGTGGCCAATATCGTGCGGGATCACCCACCCAGGCAGCGTTTCAGGAGCAATTTCGAATGCATTGCTGCTGGCCACCCACAGCAAACCCAACGCATCGATGAGCATAATTGAAACAAGTTTATTAACGGCATTTCGAATCATTATTTCTATTTTAACTTTTCAATAGTGATGACTCATTATCTGAGATACATAATAGTTTCCATTAGAGATAGCTATTGGACAGGAAAATACATTGCAGACACTAACAGACATGACTGCATAATTTGGGAAGGATACAGCTTGATGATCAGGCTGTGATAAAGACACCTGAAGGTTGGCGAGAAACCAACCCATCTATCTTAGCGGACTGATAGTATGGCACCTGGAGTCACAAACGGAACTCTCAAGAAAGCTGGCTGAATTGTAGAAACAATCGATCCGTGCGCCCAGTCGTGCAGTACCTGCAGAACAATGGATAGGAAGAGCTAGCAGCACAGCTCTCGGGAATGTAGAAATCAGGTGCATTTCCTGTGCCCACGTCCGTCTTCCACGCCCCTTGGTTTGCCCCGCCGGGCTTGCGGGCCATGGTCACACAGGCTCCACGCAGCACCTCTGCGCTCATCTGAATGTATGCCAAGAACGCATAAATAGCTGTTATATGCCAGACCGGTCGTGTTTAGTTACGGCTGAAGGATGAGGCGAGGTGATTTTCAGTTGGTCTATGGCGAAAGTCGCTTGCTTCAGTGGTCGTAGCGACTGGATTGAATTAGACTTTGTGGAGCGAGAGCGGACACCGCCCCAGCTGATGAAGGTCGGTATTCGTCTTCATCGTGCATAATTATAATTCTTGAATACTATATGAAAGATTGAGGAGTTCCGTGTCAAACGGTCGCGGAAAGCCGTCCACGACTGGGTGCAGAAGGCCGATCTACAGCCCGCCAATAGCGCGAGCTCGGATCACGTCGCACTCAACGAGATGGTGATCCGAATTAACAGCCAACAGTTCTGGCTGTACGCTGCTGTCGATCCCGAAACGAGCGAATTCCTGATTTACACCTCTTTGCAACAACCACGACAACATTGACCTAATGGCTTTTGTGAGAACTTCGTGTGAAACACAACGTCGATGACGCCGTGTTCTCGTTGATCGAGCACACCATCTAGCGGCTGCATTGTAACGAGATGGACTCCAATTTCGACCCGGACTCCATGGAAATCGGAACACAATAAACATGTGTATAGAGAGACAAAATTACATACTCATTCGTTCATTAATAGTATTAGTCACGTCGATCGATTAACTGTCAACACACCACCACAATCATTCTCCGTCTGATGGATGTCGCTTAACTACTTAATCCTGAAAATTGAATAGTTGTCATCCTGTGAACGAGGAGTTGATTCAGAGTGAAATATATAGCTTCAACAAGCTTATTAAAATTACGAAAGGGCGTCTTCGGGCGCTCCAAGGCCGATCTCCCATGTCGTGGTTCCTTCATGACGACAGGACGCGCACCCTATACGAGTTATGTGACCCGCTGCCGTTCCCTTGAACGCCTTCCTTGTGCACGTCTCCGGCGGTTTAGCTCCATCACTTACTTTTTCAATTATCTCTTTTGCTAAGGTGCGGAGTCAAGTAACTAATTACGGTGGTATTCGAGAAGTAAACTTTAATATCTTCCTACCTTTGATACCAGGACCATCGCCATCACCGATCTCATATCGAGATTAACAGTACCACTAACGGTAATTCCTTCTATAGGTGTTTCTGACTTCATTGGTTCTTAATCTGCACCGTGGAATGGGACGTAATCACAATTGAAACATTCCCACGCCCCTTGATTACAACCCAAAACACCATCACATTCTGGACACTGGTACTCTTGGTGTGGCACCGTCTGAAGTCTTGGCATCAGAGTAATCCCTCACGTAGTGATTATTAACTCTATCCGTGATACGATAATAATCATAATATTATTTAGCTTGACAACAATATGCACGCCCCGTAGTTGTCATAATAAATTTTTGATGGTAGTTTGAGGGGTTCGATATTGAAATCGTTGATACTGTTGTGCTGTAGAGTCGAAAAAGGTACGGATGCCGCCGACATGGTGCTGGGCACAAATGATTTGGCTAACGAGTTTGCGCATGAGTGGGCTGCATACTCGCCATTACTCACTGTGAATGATTAGTAAAGTAATCAGTCACAGACTCGAAAGTTATGAATATATAGCTGACACTATCCCTTTCCCCTGTCTTAGCGGACCCAATAGCGTAGAAATATTCCCAATTCGATAGCCTATGATGAAAATGAACGTAAATTAATTATCTGTGGACATCACTACTGGACAATCAGAGTTTAGTAGTATTGACTGATTCACACTACCGAAGATAGCTTTTCCCGCAGGAGATCGTTTACGACCTGCCACAACAATATACCGTGCATTTTGCTCATCAGCATAGTTAATAATTTCATCTGCAGGATCACCCATTAATCCAATAGCTTCAAACTGGCTGATGAGGGGCTCTGCAGCCTCTTCTGCGATATCTGATGCAACATTTTTTACAGATTCCAAGTCTATTGAATCCCCCTTTTTTGCTTTTGTCCTTCCCAAATCAACGAATTCTGACGTAGACAAAACATGGATAATATGAATTGTGTCATCAAAAGTCTCTGCGAGTACTTCGGCTT from Halostagnicola kamekurae includes these protein-coding regions:
- a CDS encoding universal stress protein; the protein is MVIVAAVDRSDRADTVIKQAEVLAETFDDTIHIIHVLSTSEFVDLGRTKAKKGDSIDLESVKNVASDIAEEAAEPLISQFEAIGLMGDPADEIINYADEQNARYIVVAGRKRSPAGKAIFGSVNQSILLNSDCPVVMSTDN
- a CDS encoding pilin, with protein sequence MSNNSFDNSSDRPANNPEESASVLTRTRQQFVQVSPQLLSISVWLAFLLVVTGSVTAQSDVGDVYCGTGVETGITIVFGAIAGLGLPATGFYVCRAGLSYMRAGGNPEKKNNAKERLVMSGLGFGIIVLALISPELIDNIGSQMGFDFSSCVKPF
- a CDS encoding VirB4 family type IV secretion system protein → MSSNTADSEYNARKIHQSLGGTTAFFQGYTIGELMLFLTVAFVTVIAATFVPSALTIPILGFGCMLTILLFLLHKVKPDYLWLTEWLVARFGWALKNKEYTHGGEDNSEVRYLTRLNRVYPHAIERTDGALVGAMKVEPANMALEDDDAWAKAVQSLSEFVNSTVDFPVKVYITSREVDQDDVVREHQNRLGDADVRSRPVLKRLLEEYVASNTNENGDVDSETTTVREYYLITAVTDSDIEQFDETGDSVLAYLADVPIVGRLFGRFQSDGLSESRRDQLKEEKLESRLSQLRRGGSSLYRCSISPVDAYDLARITKEYWTCQPEEYDDISSALGTFPVVSHGISDGVPATPDPADVIGAMDNSSATQRKADTSSEKAEDWEYSLEDLDSDETEEGDNTSSVSEEDRLPDTSTMHQSVIAPSTIDWETTYAVINDETFVRTFWIEQFPQEPSDGLLERLLLETELKTDISIHLDPFDSQSAQDMMADWISDLKINQHDSNSLRAEDLQEDIDQAKYMRSLVRANKASFYRGGVFIRLAAESQQKLENQTTRLRSIIKDAPANCTLKVASRWQERGLATVSPLGRNELGRDRMSTLTNQAIGAMFPFSSNYQMMDDGIEYGYHGHNGSPIRINPWELETGHSELVVGMPGAGKTFGGILRHLRMMKRRNDTMLVLIDPVGGFRGIADALNAKTITVGGDTKLNPLEIRETPQHVLNSSDGVSPLSAKKDEVSAVLENFLEARDIELGTETGVLSYVIDEAYRQAGIVEDDVSTHTSENSPTMQDVHRILCDIAENPDEHNIAESESARERAAQYADELAIAFQPFREGGSYENLSHHSEIDILEGDNKVVYIDLGQIEGSASGIDRQTFLMQLLLSTIYQQAKNTQRNVELAIDEAHYLFDDQANLDFLETAFRHQRHAGLRMVLLSQTAQEFYETEQAEKIIGMCPIKVFHKLPELDDSTADKIGLTREQRQYVRGADAGKEDLGYSQALVRVEEHGTYPLHVVADDFEKRVIDYEPEDQAFLEQAISDEPAELLAFEEFVETEAQQNALATRLDISAETASQLLDEDLTKAEVLDVVVEQALESDADTEEAPIQTDGGIEQRTIEPEYDS